TCATACCACAAAGCTACTGAACTTTTCTTTCTCACATTTATGTATGTACATTCATCTACTTCCTCATTTAATGGTAAATAATGAGAGATAAGGACTTCAGGTAAGAAAAACATGGAGATTACATCAAAAGGTCCACTAAAAACAGGGTTTTTACTCTCGCTGTTTCTACTTCATTTACGTATAGTTCGTACCTCCCAGCGGGCTGTCCATACCGCCCACTGGAACAGTTCATGCTGAACCTTAGACAATTCACATTTCCCATTGGCTAGTTTCATTACAACCAATTTATCCTCTGAGTAAGGTCAGagtaggcttgggtggtattgtggttatacagtatgttttttGAAATCATGGCAATAAATTTGCCATTTGGTGAAAATAATCATGTGGGCCCACCCTGCTCTGCAGATTTTAAATTGGCAAGAAACACCAGAATAGAATTGGTACCATAAACATGCTgcagtataatgtctggacaatATGATGGTTTGATACTGCCCAAGCCTAGATCAGAGCCAGGGAAACAACAGCCgcaaatatttatgtattttctgtCTGCAGAAAAGCAAAACATGAATATAAAAAGTAGCCAGACATACTGCTTGTAATATTGCGGTGATACGTTTATGATATGAATATGGAATGGAGGAGGGATCTAACTGGACAAGACAATGGAAGTGTCCTTCTAAACATAGGTTTCATGAAGGAGAGTCTGTCCCAACTCTTAGCTGTCATTCAGTCTGTTaacaattaatttaattttaattaactgATCTGCCACCCCTCTGCAATGAAAAAAGTGCCAATACCCCCTTTGGAAGATTCCATGTGGCGGCTTTAGCGCAGCCAGGGGGAGGGAACCCACTGGGGCTCCATGTCCAACTTGTCGatcagcctcagcagctcctgCAAGGCTTTCTCCTGCTCCGTCATGACGATGGTGGCATCAAACAGGTGCCCGAAGTTCTGCTCCATGTCCCGGGCCTTGTCGATGATGTCCTTTAGCTCCTCTGGCTGGACAGAGGAGAAGCATGAGCAACAGTTAGCAGTTGAGGGTGAAGAGAGGAGCAGAAGAACATGGAAAACAAAGCTTATAAACAACGACCTCCAACATAATCTCCCACAAGCTCTCAGATCAGAGTAAAACCAAAATACAGGCTGCACAGATTCTTTGTTGTTAAGACGTGTTATTTTTAATCTCTACTGGAAAGAAACCAAATTCTTGGGTACCTTCGGGTTCCTGCCCTGCTTGGCCAGGAGGGCGCGCAAGCGCTCCTGAGATGGAGGGGCGATGAAGATCACGTAGGGTTTCAGTTCTGGGCAGCGCAGCACTTTCAGGGACTGGATAAGATACAGGAAGAATGTCAAAGGCACCACAGTTGCAGATCCTGGCATTTTACAACAACGATAAAAACCTGCACCAGGCAAGGAAAACATTTCTGAAGCCACGATAAGAAAGACTAAGCAAGAGAAAGGGAAGGGCTTGGCCTTGACGGAGAGGGCCGTTTCTTACAACCCTCCTTCCGTTACCTTAGTGTGTGGAGACAGCAGGCAGATCTTCCCCACGTTGATCACCTGCCGGACAGAGTCGGTGCTTGTGCCGTACAGGTTCTTCTCAAACTCCCCCGACTCGAGAAACTTGCCCAACGCGGCGTCCGCCTCAAAGGCCTGCCGGGACACGAAGTGGTACTCCCGCCCGCTGACCTCGAGCTCCCGTCGGGGGCGTGTGGTGTCTGCGTTACGGGAACGGGGCAAAAGTATCATGGCCACAGTGCCAACAAATCACACTGCCTTTCAAGATGATGGCTAAAAAAACTACAGTACTACAGCAGTCATTTTTCTTCCAGACCCCGCAGTATGTGAAAATGAGTAATAGTGTTGTTGCTTAAATAATAGAAATTCAATTTGCGCAACATCTATGTACTGGAAacattttgcatattttatgtatttttttccatgaCCGCAAAGAGCTCCACTCATGAGCTCTTTGagaaatgtgtgtatgtgtgtgtgtgtgtgtctatatatatatatatttagttgAATCGTGGGCATGTTTTATTAATTAGTTCCCACCATATATTAAAATGTGGTCACGATATACATAATTTTTATGGGTATGTCATGAGAGGGGCTCTGTACAAaacaattattaaataaaaatgaatgaattaatgaaaaCAGTGTGCAATTTATGcaatttctttcatttttacatatggcaaataatttaaagaaaatCGTACTTGAGGATTTATGtgtaaaattgtttttttttttttttgaacccACTGTACTTTGATTTCACACAAATCCACAGGGAACACATGAACTCATACAATGAAAGGGATGCTGAGAGCACATTGTCAGCTGCCTCAGGACCTCTGACCTTCACACTCGTGACCTCTAGTGATCTTACGTGGAACAGCACCACCAAATCTCTCTGGCTCGTTGGACAGCAGTCGCTGTCGCAGCTCGATCTGGCCACAATTTGGAGGACCGATCAGGGCAATGGGGCGCTTGTGGCTGGTCGGTTGGTGGAACAGTGACATCTCCTCGTAGGTCAGGATCTCCTCATTGACGTACTCTGGCAGGGGAAACGTGTGAGCTTTAGACTGGAGAATCGCATGGCACTGTAAACACTTCTGACTTCTTCTGGATtctgtgaatgtgagtgtggatgggtgaatgtgaggcataactgtaaagcgctttggtactcgtaagagtagtaaaaagcgctatataaatgcagtccatttaccatttaccattcCAGAACATCCATGGTCACAACACGTCTAGCTTGCAAAAGGAATGCCGCAAGTAACAATGACCTTTTCTTCTTCCTTATGTGGTGAATTCCAGCTCCGCTTTTTCAACTACTGGCAGTGGCACTcccaaatatttataaatgatgCATGAGAAATACGCCAGaataaaacacagacagactaATGGAACCGGGAAGACACTGAATGAGTATGGAGGGCTCTGTCCTGAAGAACAGGGCCTTCCACCCCCCCTGTGTGTTTGGAGACATAGCAGTCCAGGCAGCAGGTTCCCTGGTTACGGAGGCATTCCAGTGGAggggggatggtgacagattgACACAAGACAGTGTAGGGATGGATGAGACTGATGGAAGCTGTGGTACCACAGAAATATAGCTTCCACATGCTTGGCCTGTTCGTCTATAAGTACAAGTCTCAGGTACGTAAGACAAGGTGCCCTTTGAAACGTGGAGACCATCAACCTTTGGTTTATAGAGTGTGTTATTACACAGAATGCCTAGGTGAGAGGAAGCAGAGCTCACCTCCGATCTTGTGGGCACTGTAGATCACCTTCTTTCTCTTCTTCTTGTTCTTCTTTGCACACCAGAGCTTTTCTGAAAGAcccaacaaataaaataaatcaccaCCTCAAGGAAACAGTATTCACTTTCCTCCAAAGCAAAGCCAGAAACACCCCGAGAGGCACGGTGGTGTCTCACCTGGATGCTCTGAATCCCTATCCACCCCTATCGTTCGCTTAATAGCCTCCCGTTGCTGCTGGAAGGATCTCCCTGCACGGAGAGACCGACTCCGAATGAGTGCGGGCGAAGGCCCGGGTTCTGTGTGCCCATCGGCCCCCATATGCCACCCATCTGCCACAGGGTCGGCCCCAGCCCCACCCTACCCGGGACTAAGCCTGCGAGCGGCTGGTTCTCCTCGTCCCCATCCCGGTAGGCCTGCCACCAGCAGGGGTCGTCCTGGCTGATGATGTGCAGGATGTCTCCTTTCTGGAAGGAGAGCCCCAGCTCACGGCAGGGCACGTAGGGGTCGTCGGACGGGTCGTAGTCGAAATAAGCTTTCACGTGCACCTAGACATGGGGGGTGAAGGACAGCGCAATGCTTTGATCCTCATAGACATGCTGACGGCAGTGGAAAAAGGGGGTTCTTACCACAGAATCctgatggggtgggggtttgTTCTGTGTGCTGGGGATCAGGACGAAGGTCAGGGGGCCATGCATATCCGCCTGGGGATGGGAAGCCACATCATGTAGGATCCACGGGTTAATGCCTGGGAAGATTCCTAGCAAATGGCTCCCCTAAGGTTTGCACAAACCAGCGCACCAGGATGTCAAAGACCTCGTTGACGTCCCTGCCACGGATCTCCACGCCATTGATCTCCAAGATCTCGTCCCCCTCGAGCAGCAGGCCGCTCCTCTCGGCTTCCCCGCCCCTCATGACGCGGCTAATGACCACGCTGTCCAGCTCGTTACGCACCGTCACGCCCTAAAGGCCCACAGCATGGTCCTCATTGGTAAGTTCCATTTTGGTACTGTCACTTCACA
This window of the Paramormyrops kingsleyae isolate MSU_618 chromosome 19, PKINGS_0.4, whole genome shotgun sequence genome carries:
- the pals1b gene encoding MAGUK p55 subfamily member 5b: MTTVHINRHVTDRPVGNENSRGRVKGWHELGWDSEVGIDCPEDLGTLPTWHGTQLEKIKCPQEELRRRGEAERPMQELELNASVRLRKLSQKPKVGIDNPTFDALEGHTGAKKGTQDPGAFAAPLELDELLTSLKQVQQCLDDTQSQQDVQLVLALLQKADFQKAVQVHNTVALHTSSLGMPIPLTAQAQDLVQEVQTMLQSSQQVEGLELNALLKSPNLQALMLAHDSVAEQEMHPGPGLPPEVPDETLTHYWGETIKLVHLEKSKNVPLGVTVRNELDSVVISRVMRGGEAERSGLLLEGDEILEINGVEIRGRDVNEVFDILADMHGPLTFVLIPSTQNKPPPHQDSVVHVKAYFDYDPSDDPYVPCRELGLSFQKGDILHIISQDDPCWWQAYRDGDEENQPLAGLVPGRSFQQQREAIKRTIGVDRDSEHPEKLWCAKKNKKKRKKVIYSAHKIGEYVNEEILTYEEMSLFHQPTSHKRPIALIGPPNCGQIELRQRLLSNEPERFGGAVPHTTRPRRELEVSGREYHFVSRQAFEADAALGKFLESGEFEKNLYGTSTDSVRQVINVGKICLLSPHTKSLKVLRCPELKPYVIFIAPPSQERLRALLAKQGRNPKPEELKDIIDKARDMEQNFGHLFDATIVMTEQEKALQELLRLIDKLDMEPQWVPSPWLR